The DNA segment CATATCATGTTTTATAAATATAGGTTGTTTCTGATCCGGTAAACGACATCGAACAAGGACAATGTACCAATCCTTTCCTAACTAAAACTACCTGGTATAATCCAATAAAGAGGAGGTGACAACATCTTTCcaaaattatatgtaaaatgtTATATCACCTAATTCAATTTGAATCTGCTTTTTGTACAGTGGTCTTGAATAAGAGGATGTATATCCTGTGATCCATGGAGAAATAAATGAACCCCCCAACTGAATGAGTCACAAATGATCCAAAACTTGTCCCCACTATACAGTGCCAAGCAGGTCCATAGGCCCCATCAAACTCCTACAAAAACAAGATAATAAAACCCATGACTAACCTAATCAAGATAGATATATTTAAGGAAATAAACCGATAAAAATTGAAAGAACCCACGAATGATCAAAATCCATCATCTAATTACCTTTTTAAGAGTAAAAGCAAGAGACTTGGAGGTGAACTTCTCCAAGCTATCATGAGTTTTTCTCGCACAATTAACAGCATGAATCTGCACAGACGGAGGCATATCAACAGCAACAACTCTAACTCCAGCACAAGAGAAGAAACCAGACAGCTCAATCTGTGAACCGCAAATTGACTTCCTTCTCCCTCTATTATCAAGAGGGAGAGATGATACAGAGAGCCTTCTGCCATCGAACACTTTAGGAAAACCCTTCACTTGGTCACTCTCTAGACTCCTGGTCATCAATAGGGACGCCTTCTTCACGTCGTACTCCACCAAAGATGATTTCTTTCGGTCTTTATTTGATGGATTCTTGATTTCATCCTTCTCTTTCACCTTGGCTTTCGAGATGAAGTGATGTTTCCCCTCATTTTTTGAAACTGGAAAATCGTTTCTTTCGCGGTGGCTTTTTGACTTGGTCAAAGATGTATTCAGAGCTGGGGAAATGGTGAAGGTTTTTTCTTGGAAATGGGTATCAGGTCGAGGATGTAGACGCAGATTAGAGGGGTCTAAGGAGTTGGAGGTTAGTTTCTTGTGAGATGCATATACCTTGGAGAAGCGATGCGATATGCTTTCGACAGTGGAAGCAGTGATGACGACGGGATCTGGGGTTGGGTGGTGGTGGAGGACTTTGGGAGCAGGAGCAGTGGCGGAGGCGGCGATGGGGGTGGGTTTGGCGTGCTTCTTGAGTGTGGGATTCATCGATGTAGGAAGAAGAAAATGTACCCACTCAAAGCTTTCCAATCCATTGCATGAGCAACCACTTGCAAAAAGATCAGGAGGCCAATAAATTGGGAATAGCTGGGACCTAATACGCAGACAAGAGACAACAGAAGGGAAAATCAAGTAGAATATTTGGGGAATATATTTGTTAATCGAACAAGAAGCATTGCAATCCAACATACAACCTGTATTTAAAAAGCTTGCAATTAATTGGGCAAACATCAAAGGAATAGAAAAATTCACAGTTAAAGATTTCGATATGTATGTATTTATgcattaaaattgaaaaaaaagttCGTAACATAGTAGAATGATAGCTTACTATGCTAAACAAAATTCAGACCTTGGATGCCGCTGGTTGACGAAATTACAGAATTGATAAGACAAGAAGAGTATCGCCTTGTATAAATTCCTATGCTCTTAGTCATGATCCAATGTCTTACATCTATATATAGGTAAGGCAAAAACTCaaatgagacggtctcaagggcCATTTTCTTGAGGCGGGTCTCTTATATgaattatccattaaaaagtattatattttatgccaaaagtattacttattattataaatataggtaggattgacccgtctcatttgtgagaccgtctcacaagagcGTTACTCTATAGGTAAATTGCTATATTCTGAACTAAACATATATGTATAGAAAAACATCACTATTGATTGCGAACAAGGTGAAGCTGATGTCATTAGTAAGTGTGTACTGGAAAAACAAGGTGAAAACAAGAGATAGCTAGCACGACAGATTCCAGTATTTCAAACAGGTTAAATGAACCTAAAGCAATAAAGCAAGGGACACATACAATATCACCGACTTCAGTAATAAAATCTAAAGTTCTGATACATGATACATCTGTTAAGTTCTTATATATCTGCCAAAAGAGTATTGTCATTAGAATCAGgagtaaaaataaaacttcaGCATGGTTTACTCTTGATCAGGCTTTTAAATGAAAATGCATCCGAATGATTTAAGAAATTTGAATGAACTCAACAAACACCCCAGAAGCCTAATCATGCACCGAAACCATAACTGATTAAATATCTAGTACCCATGGTTTTACAACCTTcctttaattcaaaattttcgtttttttatttaatctaaATATCAATGGGATGATCCACCAAGGattgtgaaattttttgaattaatataatataagttAGAATCACAACTTTTAATTGGATTCAACTCTTTTAAAGATTTTGGATACAAAGCTCAGATTTGAGGAAATATACAATCTATTTTCAATTAtggtttaattttaaaaaaaattaaatctttgACTTAAATGGTGCTAATTTACTGTACCGCCCAAGATTTCAACTCCAATTCCGATACAAGTCCTTTGTTTCCACCAAATGAATATCGAGTTTTAAGTCTGATTTACTCGTAATATAAAAGtcagaaataaattcatttttacacttaatataatatattatgattgtacattttttctttattaattgATTAGTTTTTTCCTCATAAAAGTTTTGTTTTTTTCGTCTGAGTGTCGGGATTAttggtttattttattcaatgcTGTATACATCAAGAATAAAAAtatcatcttctttaattttctaTACTATCTATCTGTATGGATTAGgagtatttaataataatattattgcaTTTTAGATTGAGGAATAGTCATTTCGAAAAGCCAAAGGCTGAGTGTTAGAGAATCTACGTGATCCTTGTTTTTAAAGATTGCAAAAACTATTTAAGagagtaaaatttttttaaaaaaggcaAAACAAAAAGGAAAGAGATCTAAAAACATATATCACATCTTACAGTGTAAACAAAACAAATCGCAGATCTATAAACATAAATCACATTTTACAACAGATGGAAGAAAAGCAGAAGAGCAAAAACCgttttaaacaaaacaaaacacaaaTCTGAAAACATAAATCACGTTTTACAGACACAGATCTAAGAATATACTTGTAGAAGTAAAGAAGAGGAAAAAAACCAAAAGAAGAAACCCGGAGGAAGCTTTTCAGtgtaaacaaaacaaaacacagATCTAAGCAAACCAAAAGGACAAAAAAGAGAACAACAAACCCGTTAGTTTCCGAGTTCCAAACAGAGGCCACACAAAACGCAGATCTGAAAAGATACAGTACATTTACAACAGGTGGAAGTAAAACGAAGGCAAAAAACAGAGGGAATCGATTCCCGTACCAAGTTTCCAACTCCAGCCACACAACGCAGAACTATCGGAAGGATGGAATAACGCCTAATTCACGGCAGAGAAGACGATGAGCAGCGAAAGCCGAAGCCAAGCATAAGGCGCAGAGCACAGAACGATGGGAAAAGAGCAGAATGGTAATAAAATTGTTCTTTAGcttattttttcaattaaaattaaaattggcAATAAAATTGTCTCGGCACGATGAAAACAATGGAATAAAGTGTTTGACTGGTAAaaaataagcacttttttaagttaaaattagagatttttcaaaagcaaaaaattataagatttatatataaataaatggtAGTAAAAATAAGTACAAGCACAATTCATTATAAGTAAATGGGCCGATTGAAACTTGTAATTCACCAAAATTTGAGGCCCGATCTTGTTAttattgtttatttgttttcagTTTTAATATGAGTTATTTGCATCAATCACCCccgtgaaatattgaaaatgtacATTTTTCCCCTGTGAACTTTAATAGGCATCTTTAATTCtgactttttaaaaaattagtacactcgccccttcagataagtgattgttgcgcatgcgcccctcatgcgacttgacaaagattttgatatttgtttgcaccaaatacccttgtgaaatattaaaaatgcatatttgacccctatgaaaataatttttaaatatattcaacccataatacacaatttttattaaaatctaattataaaatatttatcaaacatttttcgttttattgattttattttcaattttaaatttattatgattatataattgtttttaaaaaaatattattattttatcttgttatcatattttattaatcttttttcttgtttccaacttctctattaaaaatgcatttataaacgagatttaaatacctaaaattaccaaaatattaaatcaaaatgataagtgaATGATAAGtaccaaatatttttaattttatttatttttttttatttttcaaattctccattaaacatgattcataaataaggatttaaatatctaaaaataccaaaatattgaaccaaattaTAAGTTCATTaatgttactttttcgatttagaattatataagcattttattttttttattatttattacaaattgtgaaatgcatattctcgaaaaatttaaattttggttcaataatatatagtcctaaatcgaaaaaataatatgtttgaacttatcagtttagttcaatattttggtacttgaaattatttaaatacttgtttatgaatgcatatttaatgaaaaagttggaaatacgaaatgaatttaaaaaaataataataataggataaattaataatatttttttaaaaaataattaattaatgacaatacatttaaaataaaaaatttatataacaaaaaatattttctaaatatttataattggattttattaaaaattgtgtattatgggtcgaatagatttaaaaattattttcacaggggtcaaatatgcatttttaatatttcacaggggtatttggtgcaaaaaaaatatcaaaatctttgtacAGTCGCATGaagggcgcgtgcgcaacaatcactcatctgaaggggcgagtgtgctaattttttaaaaggtcaggGTTGAAGATATATgcttattaaaatttcacagggaaaaagtgtgcattttcaatatttcacaggggtggttGACGCAAATAACttgttttaatattataaaattattgtttgacgtgttttaaaatttgtattgaACTATTAAACATCTTGCTTGTATTATGATGTTGACATTAATTTCTAAGTTTTAAATTtgggaaaattttttttgaattagcatgctgaaattaatttttatatttggaATTGGAGAACTCTCAATATACTAAAGTAGAATATGTGAATTTTAATTTGTTGTGTTTAAGAAAATTTGCACTGTATATCAAGTGTGCTGAGAATCCGCTCGAGTACTTTCAAAATTTGTGTATTTTTTATCACGGTAGCAAGTACAGAAAGAAGTTTCTCAAAGTTGAAGTTCGTCAAAACTTTTCTCAGAGTAATCATGTCACAATAAATATTGAATGAGCTGACTcaactaaaaaataaattattgaacatttagtgacccttacccggatcaccttctaaacagaacttagacatgcaattaacttaattaaacagatatcagaataaactgcgaaaacattacaaatactacaatcccaaggcaaggaatctgtaaaaatccaattagattatacaagcatatcgaaaagctgtatcaatccgataacaacagaaataaaaacctaagcgaagctccagctgaccaaccgctGCCTAacccctcctggaaccacccgcctcgtccaagcgcaaacctgccccatggaatagaatgtccagaaacacaaagtacgagacgtgagcataaaatgctcagtatgagagtatgagtatacatgcatgcaaagtgaactccctataactcgaggtcaaagatcagataacagagacagaccgggccctggtatgtagcacgctgtgccgtcgctgcaggaggtgactcccataccaatataccagtggatatgccggacccaaatcgatggaagtccatccactaacaggatagggtacaaccctactaatatacatctcgaaggagatagctcaatatgcagatgaatgcagcataaatcaatgacatataaatcatgcagtcacataatacatgcatactcagtcaggatatctcgaacagtactatcgtacctaacaccgaagtctgaactaagctggaagaagacaacccctagctgccttaggttcaagtcccgacccgacctggtctcaagactgacccgacctgacctctcccttcaagcccaacctgaactgctcctggtcaagcccgacctgaactgctcctggtcaagccccgagctactccttcccgaactcccgagctactctttcccgagctcccgagctactcgtTGGTCCAAGTAGAACTAAGAAGTGAGATGAAATGGTGTAAAATGACCGAACCCtcgactcctatttatagaggatgagcCGGGGCAGGTGTCAATCGAGTGCATGACACCTAGCAGGACACTAATCGTGTTTTAGCTCCAGCCACGTGTCCATTCCCGACCTGAATACCATGTGTTCTTCCTatgaccgaacactaccctagccttgcacatcactttcttgagcaccctaAGCCCCGACCCGAGCCAAGCACAAACACATTCCCGAGCCCTAGCTCCAAGCCCGAGCTCTAGCTCAATTCCCGAGCTCTTgctcaatgcccgagctattgttgaacaaccatgaccgacccgagctactcatgaccgacccgaactactcatgtcatgtgttcttgatcttaacttgtgctcttgttaataaaatataattaaccaattaatcttgtaaattggaactgggctactacattctcccccacttaagatatttcgtcctcgaactgttggaacacgcgttctatgatcacacggatgtgatacccgaagcagcgaaagtttaaaaattttatttttcgatatggaacgattccatatcatgggtatcaaatccaaacgattaaaatcttgcaagtaaaaatataaattcacaattaaaatatttttacctcttcaagctaaggcttgattatggactccaacagatttaatctgctctttttgtaaatcccgggaaccgatgactcgctcgatcaatctccgaaattaggtccacgaatagaaaacagaaaccctctgattgattgcactagaaatcaatcagatgtttatcgtagagaataaacagatttgatctgtcaattcagaatgtaatttttcagaaaaatcacagactgaattttctcaaaagggacaagAGGAATTCGAAATTCCCCTAAGAAAATATAgagtgtgattttcgaaaattgcttgatcaaaaaattattattttcgaaacctacacacatatatatatatataatttctagactggattaagttataattgtattaagaTACTagctccttagggcccacaattcataacttaagcctaacaagccaagccctttattatagaaattaatataaaattcatcatgactccgattgataaaccgatttcatcaatgtgcacagaaactatttctgcaccttttaaagtcaagataatttttctgaatccgaattcagtgatttccaaaaatgtccatccctatgtcattttaggaaattccacttcctttagttaagaagtccaacttctctttcattaaatttaactctttaaatttaactatctcaacggggtttagtaatccattacttgtgtgaccctcaatggttcagaaatacagctagccgtaggctcacaactccttgtgactcggaacaacgatttccgacttgcccaacgaatcatggtaagagcgtctagcaacatcgccccatgattccctaggtatcactgatagtgcctgcaagaaccagtaagttttggttagtgtacagtacagtcccttcatccatatatcccgatcgaatcaacaaccattggtacatcgagagtcgttcaagatttgataactattcaacgcatcttgaagatcaaatagtgacatcgcatgtgctactaggaaaccaagtaatctaaatcacatcgagtactctggccagagatttgtcacactaatatctcctcagatcgcataggatatccacactcgcaagcgtgtggtgaatccttgacaacaaagcatcgactcctatatgtgtcgtaactgtacccaatcccgacacctgatgaccccatagagtcggtaaacgagtcaaagtacagtactagtatataaagtctcaatgatgtttcaagtagtaaggactaatggtgtacaaccaaaaccgcggacttatccactcaaataataataaccacttggaaagtccgaatagggtagttcgatcattcatcatatgaatatccatttgcatgctttgaacatctccatgtccactaccaatgaaacgtggtacttggcatcacaaatgctagtctcaatctcgagcgatccttatccttattagcggacggctcaattgactaggaaccgtttagaatatacagtgactataagatgtgtttcataatagtgatctctctttattcactatctcatcttacttacactatagtatattcaaggtctttatcaaaacaacaatagtatatcacattataacaatatgaagaaagataaagaaaat comes from the Henckelia pumila isolate YLH828 chromosome 1, ASM3356847v2, whole genome shotgun sequence genome and includes:
- the LOC140892914 gene encoding uncharacterized protein, with translation MNPTLKKHAKPTPIAASATAPAPKVLHHHPTPDPVVITASTVESISHRFSKVYASHKKLTSNSLDPSNLRLHPRPDTHFQEKTFTISPALNTSLTKSKSHRERNDFPVSKNEGKHHFISKAKVKEKDEIKNPSNKDRKKSSLVEYDVKKASLLMTRSLESDQVKGFPKVFDGRRLSVSSLPLDNRGRRKSICGSQIELSGFFSCAGVRVVAVDMPPSVQIHAVNCARKTHDSLEKFTSKSLAFTLKKEFDGAYGPAWHCIVGTSFGSFVTHSVGGFIYFSMDHRIYILLFKTTVQKADSN